From the Armatimonadota bacterium genome, the window ACCACGATAGGCGGTTGGCTGACCGCGCCGGCATGCGCCGACTGGGAGATCGTAAAGCCGCTGCCGGTCCATTTGTGCTCCAGCCCCGCGCCCTGGCACAGATGCGCCAAAGCCTGTTTGACCGTGATGCCTCTCGCCTCGGCTGAAACGCGGTACGAAGGCGCCGACTTGTCGACGGTAACAGGCACGCCGGACTGTTGCGAGATTTGGCGGGCGACATCGCGGATCTCGGTCTTGTTGGCCAGCACGTTGACTTTTCGGTTGAGCACTTCTTGCTCGGACAAACGTTTGGGCGCCGCGCCTTCAGGAAAGATGCGATAAACGCCGTCCCTAACTTCCCATTTGAACTTGGCAGAATGCGACAGTGTCTGAAGGGCGACGGTAAAGGGCCTCTGTTCGAGATTCGCATAGATTCTGGCGTTCAGATTGCCTTCGATCGCATATTCGCGCTTAGCCTGGGCGAAGAGGTCGTGCAGAGCGTCTTTCACGTCGGCGCCCTTGGCAGAAAGCGTAATCAGAGGTTCGGGCTGTCGGAAGATCATGGTTTGATGGGCTCCTGTTTGATCAAACGTCCAGTTTCGTCGTAGATCGCGAAGGTCGGCTGCGGCTTGGGCGCAGGTCTTGGCGCAGGCTTTGAAACGGTCTGTGGCGAAGAGTTGCGCGGGCTTGAGGCCATGCGCGGTTCAATGATTCTGGGTCGCGAAGGCACGACTGCGCCGACCGGTTCCAAACTGCTCGACGGCGCCGCGACCAGTGGTTCGCTGGGCGGGGACTTGACAAAGAGCGAAAAGCCGTACAGCCCTGCGACGATCAGCAATGCGAGCAGCGCCACGGCCGCCAACAGCCCGCTTCCCTGCTGGGGCGTCGCCTCCACCGGCAACCCTCTGGTCAGGCGGTCGATCGTCTCGGCGCGGCGCATCAGCTCTGCGCGGCAGTTGACGCAAGCCTGCAGGTGCGCTTCAACATCGGATTTCTGGCTGAGCGGCAGAGAGTCTTCCAAATACGCCCAGCCCTGTTTTCTTACCCAGCGGCAAGTCATCGTGCTTCGTCCATCGCCTTCCGGCGTTCCAAATGCTGGCGATACATGGCTTGGAACTGTCGAAACTTAGCGTCGTGAAAGGCACGGGCGCTGGGGTTGGGTTGGACCGTCTCGCCAGGCCGAACCCAGGCGGCCATGCCTTGCCGAACGGTCTCGAACCGACCGGACGCCGTCGCGCCGAGGATCGCCGAACCTAGCAGAACTGCTTCGGGCTGCTCGCCCGCAATGACTTCGCACCCAGTGGCATCGGCGTGCTCCTGAAGCCAAACAGGGTTCTTGACGCTGCCGCCTGTAACGCGCAGGCTGCTCACACGATAGCCCTTTGTATTCAGGGCTTCGATCACGTCGCGGGCGTTGTAGGCCAATGCTTGGACGGTAGCGTAATAGAGGATCGCGTCGTCTTCGGGATCGGCGCCCAGCGTCAAACCGTCCACCTGGCCTTTAGAGCGCGGGTCGGCGTGCGGGCTTCGATT encodes:
- a CDS encoding zf-HC2 domain-containing protein, yielding MTCRWVRKQGWAYLEDSLPLSQKSDVEAHLQACVNCRAELMRRAETIDRLTRGLPVEATPQQGSGLLAAVALLALLIVAGLYGFSLFVKSPPSEPLVAAPSSSLEPVGAVVPSRPRIIEPRMASSPRNSSPQTVSKPAPRPAPKPQPTFAIYDETGRLIKQEPIKP